TaccataattaaaaataaagtaatatataaatatatatatatatatatatatatatatatatatatatatatttatatttataatatatttcttttaatttaagaactgttttatttttctaaGAAAAAAGAcattaaaatttttgtttttgtacGAAACATCAATTTTACATATgctcatatattattaaataaattatgaaaacataaaaaaaagtcattaaataaaaaaataaagaacaatgtaataatatatttttaagattCAAATGGATTccatacaaaatataaaaaaaaaaaaaaaatggaaaattaaaaatatatgttatatttacataacaattgttatttttatttcttaaatagaaaaatatttaatcacaaataaaatatctataaaatataaaatatcaaatatatcAATACTGAAACTTAAAacatcataaaataaataaattataacaaaaatataaatacatagatatattaaatatatatatattttaataaataaattttctttcaaaaaaaaaaaacaaaaaatatgtgGTTGcacttataatatatttattaatacctttaaatattatgatcTCTTTACATATCACCTTCTTAATATATAACCCCtctatcataatattttattcttccATTGAACAAAAATATGGCAATATTTAAggacataaaatatttaatatattttatttatttctatatcATACATTCTACACTTATCTATatgttgatatatatatatatatataatgaacctttcttttatatgaaaaatgaaattctttattatatatatataaagggcCAGTAGTATATActatgtacatatttatattatattttactttaaaaattctttacaatataattattatattatcctcttttattgttatataatatacttgTAGGAAATATTAATGGTTAaatgaattttatttttatgttttatatataatataatatataaagatcgAATTTTAATTCAGTTAAAAATTCagtatattttatgattttaATATTGTACCATTTGTGTCATCAATAAAATTAAccaatatacataaaatattatatatatatatatatatatattatgttaatcccaatgaaataaaaataaaaaaaaaaaacatttactTAAGCCAATAAGCACAGCGAGTTTTACAACGcatcataaaatatttggacaaaaaaaaaaaattttttttttctgttatttatatacatatataattttatattcatagaaatattcataatatatctaaataaaagattatattttattaattttattctcttttttaatacaaataatttttttttttttttctttgtacactattataaatttcagtcgatttttctttcttcttaAATTATCTTATGTATGTGTGTTTTCTAAGTCTCTTCAATTagtatctatatatatatatatttatatatatataatacagaTTAAAAGGTACACTTATTTggtattatgaaaaaatatatatatggtacaaatattttcaaagcaaaaataaaaatgcaataaaaaacatatatacatatacatataaaaaaaaaaaagtaatatatatatataaaatatatttatatataaagaatagaataaaataaaaaataattaaaaaaagtactcgtactataaatatatattctttttaaatttctGCGGACTTTAATATTTCTCAGTCATTAGAATAATGCTCATGTATAATTtctaaacatatatatatattataattcacTCACTCACAAAGAAACAAaacgaaataaaaaaaattcttaacAAATCCtttctaataataaaaataaattatatttgaagatacatatatatatatatattcttctaaATGAGGGGAACAAAGATCAATAggattttcatatatatatatacatatatatatatatatatatattataagttcCTCTTCTTGTATATATCCCCTATTATGTTCTATATATGTAAtgcaaaataatatttaatatttttattacaaaaaattccctattttttttgtgtttctATTTctgaatttatatataccatatattccctctctctttttttttttttttttctctggttctataatatttttagtaGTCTCAATTAGTTGTTAATTTAGTTTTTTGGAGTGGCGGTGATGGTTTTTGCTCCTGCTTTATCTTTCTTTTCATCACCGTTATTCTTGTTCTTGTAGTGGATTCCGAGACCTACACCAGCACCAATGAGAAGTGCTAAAGCTGAGGTAATACCAGAGATTAACATGATTTGTTGGtttctctttttcttttcagcTGGTGTTAAAGCTTTCTTTGCTTCTACATATCCGTTAAAGTAGTTTGGGGCAATGAAGTTTAAGGCCAATAAGGCGGcgaagaaataaaagatcTTTGTGATTTTCATTTTGATAAAactacaaaaataaaaattaaaataaaaataaaaataaaaaaataatatatatatatatatgtatgtatttatatgtattccttttataaaaagtattattatattttgggTATCtttattctatatattttttttttcccttaatatattatatatattatatatataatatatatattaatatatatatattaatatattataatatataagagtttctttcataaatatatgaatattttttttttctattttttttgttctattttctataaattcaatagaataaaaaaagaaacttattttttaaagaaaagtTTTGGGGAatgttttaattaaaaataagatttttttaaaaaagtttaaaatattttgtaaaaaagaaaaaaaacggATTTTTAAttcaagaaaataaaatatttaaaaaagtttttaaaataattttttttcaaaaattaattttttttttttttgagatttaaaaaaattttattttaaaaaaataatttaaaaaaaaaaaatttattttttataataaatttaaaatttatttttttttttttttatttgtttatataaaatttaaataaaaaataagaaacttcaatttaaaataataaatttttaatgctaactttaaaaaaaaataacttttttttttgttatttttaaaaattatatattaagttttataaattattatatgtttatataatattataatatgtttataattattttattatatatagaaatattaatttttaaaagaaataaaaaaaagaacgaCTTGTTTTTTTACTACCCACCcacaaatttttatatttcttaatatattcataattaaataaagcaCGTTGAATTTTttagaaaaagatatattatatatatatatatatataataaaacgcgataagataaaatattattcatttcattagattatctatttatatttattatatatatgtatataacctttttttcttatttaaattttattcaatattattttttttcattattatattatagagATTATTCTATAACTAtcttattttgtatatataataggcattatttataaaaaaaaaatatatatctatttaaatattatatattcatgttattatatatatatatgcaatactttttttaaaaatatatatatataatatagatcAAATAACCTCCTTAATAAAgaacaataattattttataaaacatctataataaataaataccgtaataaaaaaaaaaaaaaatgtattttaaGATAGATAAATAACTAAATATACCATATATTTaagtattataaattaaaagctatatataataataatgttttaaaaaatatctatttctttaaaaaatttagttggtattttttattattttttaaaattcatattttttatttttttcattctatAAAAAACAAGTTCTGAATTTTATTATAGAACTGCATTTAGCAACCGGAACTATCCAATCCTTTtctcttaatatttttaaaattgcatgatgttatatatatataatatatatattttattatatattatatatatattatataactaTACAAATtcagaataaaaatatatactatttatttttatatatatattttaattttataataaatagaaTTATTCTAGGAACGTTCtaattttaatttcatttaatttttaatatattattttaaaaatcattgaatttttatatttatttaaaagtttttaacacatgtaaaaaaataataaatattattgatTATACATCtcttataaattaaaaattaaataattttattttttttatcatatatatataaataaaatgctctatttttttttcgttcTATTTCTTCCTTCCTTCCTTccttcgtttttttttttttttttcttttttcttttaataaattcttattttgtttttataatttataaaatataaaattatatatttttttataaatagttatatataatatatatacaaataataatataataaacatatatattttaagcgCTTTAATTTcaatgtttttttatattaaaatgttttttttaaccTTTATGATTTTTCTTACAAGGaatctgtttttttttatataattataatataaatttatttaggaatagatatataaaataagtaaGTGTttagaaaaaggaaaaaattgaaaacttaaataattattatacgTTATAAAATTCAAAATAGCAACataatgtttattatatatatatattattccatacaacatattaaaacaaataaaaattacattttatattaaatttttgtaatcttatgaaatattaaaagattttaatcgttatatgtttttttttttttttatattgaatTTCAGTTAAAAAAGTTGTCAAACAAGTAAAAACAAATTGTGttattcaaaaatataaaaataaagccttttttttttttttttttatattttttcgttCTCTATATctgtgttttatatataattatatataaaaattctatagaaaaaaagcaaaaaaaacatattattttattcatatgctatatatatatcattatatatttatttaaaagtataaatatattatattaacataaaaaggaatttaaatatatatatatatatatatatgtttatattataattatattcttattatacaaatatcacaccaacaaaaaaaaatataagtacgAGTTGTCACtgttttatgttatataaataaaactatatattttaacatctatgattttttattatataataattagtttatatatatataaacatatatattatttataattttttatctgTTTTccttctattattattttcttaatCTTAAtccttatttatataaaaataatataatattacaaaagtGTATAtctatatgaaaaaataaatatagaaaaaaaagagaaaaaaaaaaatgccgtccttatatatatatatatatatatatatatgtgtatattcttttatggTTATACtttttgaattattaatCCCTAATACTATTAAAACGgttttattcatattcttTTAGTAATTCTATTTTAGTtatcaaattattataacaataaCTTAAAAGTGAAAAAtgcaaacatatatatatatatatatataacttttaaatataagtatgataaatatatatacaacacttattattccttttataatattcatttagTTTAAGAATTAACATAAAGattttaaataaacatattacttagataaatatatttatatattgttaaaaacataaataaactAGAACaccataaaaataaaatatgaaatactTTTGTTCTGTGttctaaaaaattaataaagatCAGAATGTTTACATTATAATGtgcataataaaataatatcctCGTTctatttttgtaatatatatatattatatgaaatacataatttatataattttggttccatttttgttaaaatcatataaaaaaaaaaaaaaaaaaaaaaaaaaagaaaatgaaataactattatacatatataatacaaattaattgttaaatgaaatattttattattttaaaacaatactaaagtaataataattttatttttagtatatataatattaataatattaataataataataataataagaataataataataataataagaagaacATATTTTGTAATCTTTTTACATAAAGATTAATtatacaaaatttttttctaatttagAACAATACGAAcactttattattaatataatattttgcgtaccacatatattatatatataaatatatatatatatatatatataatattataaataatataattaattagatgaattattaataaaataaaaatatatatgtaatattattatgaatttaatatattacttttaatattagctcatatattaatatttaaccTAGCATTACTAATATAATAATCTAATCTAATTATGGCCttactatattatatatatatatatatatatatatatataaattgttcatatttttagatgataataaaaaacgCAACCCTATTATTGGATTCTGACTCAAATATAATGTTACCTTtttagaattttttttttttttttttattttaaaaaatataaataaattatattttatctttgttgaatttttattatattacaaacatttatttttcccataaaaagaaaaatagtacaatcttttaaatttacttaaatataaaatatattatatatatatatatatatatatatatctaaaataaaaaaaggattAGGTATATACATTCTATATAGTTGTAAAGTAATTGGTTCTTTTAtacatatcatattatattcgatataattaaataaatatattaagacATATAacttatttcttttttttcttgatgTTTTAGCTATTTATtcctatatattttgttatataccATAAAACAACTACAACCcaaatttatgttttttttttttttttttttttttcttattatacaCAATTGAAGTAGCAcaattataagaaaaattatataatctatatgtacatatatatatatatatatatatatatatttatttatttagttctattttaaaaaaaacaaaaaaataaataaataatcctACATAACCAAAATATTTTCACTAATATGAAAAAGCAGTATGAACTTATAACCCCTTCTTGGGTACTAAAAATATgcagaaaatataaacatacaataaaaaaaattatactaaTTACTAATCTATTTTTTgtctttgtttttatatcgAATGATTTTTCTTTACACCACGTCAAGTTAAAATAAATaccataaaatatatattcatacatatatttttacatatattatgtatatgcaTATTccactttattattttattttattttttttttattattttttttttttttcccatgatcttttatagaaatataaataagtatggaattaataataaattataccaACATAATATTGAAACAAGATATGATAGAATATTAACAGAACATGTTAAGCATCTATGGAAAAACAATTTTTCATTAGAAGTTAATACAAGTCAAAAGAATCCTTCAAGTTTAAAGGATCATGTTTCTAGTAACCAATCAacagaagaaataaaaaagacaAATGAATTAATTACAAATTTATCTAAACTTTGGAAAGATATGATTAAAAACACAGAAGAAGAATATAACCATAATACTGATCATATGGATCATAAATGGAGAGATGATATGTGGAATAAACAATGGGGAAAATATCTAGATGCAGctcatgataatattaataaacacCTAAGAAATTATAATAGCTCTGaagattataaaaaagatattacaaataaatgGATACAATGGGCAAGTGAAGATGTTGAAGTTTTTGTAAATGCATTAAAACAGGAAtggtataaaaataataataattaaaatgaattatataatatatataaataaataaataaataaataaatatatatatatatatatatatatatataattttattcatttattttttattttttgttttcttaaACAATTAAACAACATTATGactattaaataattatgtacattcaataatatatattaaataatatatatttttgttgttgttttattatttaatttaattttttttttttttttttttttaagaaacaCATATAAATTACTTCATAAATGTTTATCAttgttaattattttataaatctcTACAtagatttaatatatacaatttgtATGAACAACATttcataaaacaaaaaaattgtatCATAAAAGattaatatgtaaataattaacatttttatatacatacgcatcaaaaaaaaaaaaaaattataataataataaatataaaataatacttGACTTAAGAATTTTAGTAAGACAATTTTTCTAATCCccttaaataattaatattatatttttatgttggttatatgaaataatcaataaaaataaataaataaataaatatatatatatatatatatatatacctatgTTGTTGTAGTAAAGCACTTAAAAACCATAAAAGAGAATATGTAATTACATGCGTACAATTATAACCAAACAAAccataaaagaataaataatatatatatatatatatatatatatatatatatatgtaagcaGAAAGAaaatcatattaatatataaatatcaaataatatttatatattaaaaaaaatatcattatGTTTAATATTTGGTTTTATGAAtatctaaaatatataattatttattttttcccttttttctATGTGGTTTATTGAAAAGTGTTCCCTtgctatacatatatttttacaaacaAATAGTGTGTTATAAATAgccattatttaatttattcctTATATATGCATACGTAAACATTtaagtaaataaatacatatatatatattagtaatatgtatacttaataataaaatatccaattttttttttttttttttttttaaatgaatattttataaatatatttctatatatatatatatatatatatttatatattatttcttatcattaggatatataatatttatttataaaacgaattatatagattataataatatttaaatgtgtacaaaaatatttataaaaacttCTGTTTGAACATGAGTGAACTAGAAGCTTCTAACATAATTTCACCGAATAGTACTGAGTTAAAACTTCAAGAAAATCATAACcaaataacaaataatgttaatttatatgaatacgATATGGATTATGATTATCTTCTTACTATATGTGTTCTAATCTATTTAGCACTTTTAGTActacttataaaaatatgtcaaCTGGtaagataatataatataatatatatatatatataatacaaattacAACATCATTCTACAATTCAAAATTAAAAACTTCCCattatgttcatattttatttttaaattaatagaGTTGTCAGAGAACATGTGCTAGACGTCGAGCACTACTATATTTCGTTGAAGCTGATTCTGGATATTTTTCTAATGAAGAAGAAtagacataaaaaaaaaaaaaataatataataataataataatccaatattattatgaattattaataacaaataagttattttta
This Plasmodium falciparum 3D7 genome assembly, chromosome: 11 DNA region includes the following protein-coding sequences:
- a CDS encoding early transcribed membrane protein 11.2; the encoded protein is MKITKIFYFFAALLALNFIAPNYFNGYVEAKKALTPAEKKKRNQQIMLISGITSALALLIGAGVGLGIHYKNKNNGDEKKDKAGAKTITATPKN